From a region of the Bacteroidales bacterium genome:
- the rpe gene encoding ribulose-phosphate 3-epimerase codes for MNKIAVSILNCDFGNLDREVEMINNSNAEWFHLDIMDGVFVPNISFGFPVIQAVKKKATKPLDVHLMISTADRYIKEFKEAGADWLNVHYEACTHLHRTIQNIKQEGMKAGVTLNPHTPVSLLEDIICDVDLVLLMSVNPGFGGQAFIENTYEKVSRLKELIVRKGSKALIQVDGGVDLGNIARLAQSGADVFVVGSFIFRSDNPVRTIKELTDSH; via the coding sequence CCTCAATTGCGACTTCGGAAATCTGGACCGTGAAGTGGAAATGATCAACAACAGTAATGCCGAATGGTTTCATCTGGATATTATGGACGGCGTATTCGTTCCGAATATCTCTTTTGGCTTCCCGGTGATACAAGCGGTAAAGAAGAAAGCGACCAAGCCACTGGATGTTCATCTGATGATCAGCACGGCTGACCGGTATATCAAAGAGTTCAAAGAAGCAGGTGCAGATTGGTTAAATGTTCACTATGAAGCATGTACACACTTACACCGTACCATCCAGAATATCAAACAGGAAGGGATGAAAGCCGGGGTGACGCTTAATCCGCATACCCCTGTCTCTTTGCTTGAAGATATCATCTGCGATGTGGATCTGGTGTTACTCATGTCGGTAAATCCTGGTTTCGGGGGACAGGCATTCATTGAAAACACCTATGAAAAAGTGAGCCGATTGAAAGAACTGATCGTCCGGAAAGGATCAAAAGCCCTGATCCAGGTGGATGGCGGGGTAGATCTGGGTAACATTGCCAGACTGGCACAATCGGGCGCTGACGTCTTTGTCGTGGGCAGCTTTATTTTCCGTTCAGACAACCCGGTCCGAACCATCAAAGAATTAACCGACAGCCATTGA
- the hisF gene encoding imidazole glycerol phosphate synthase subunit HisF has protein sequence MLAKRIIPCLDIKDGKTVKGINFVGFRDAGDPVELGAEYSRQGADELVFLDITASHEGRKTFVDLVRKVAENINIPFTVGGGIYELKDVDTLLSAGADKVSVNSAVIRNPDLINEIASHFGSQVIVTAIDANWENGKWVCYLNGGRIPTDKELFSWAKEAQDRGAGEILFTSMTHDGVKEGYPNEALLTLSESLSIPVIASGGAGKPEHFRDAFTLGKADAALAASVFHFGEIKIPELKEYLDREGINVRKI, from the coding sequence ATGTTAGCAAAACGAATTATCCCATGCCTGGATATCAAAGACGGAAAGACCGTCAAGGGTATTAACTTTGTCGGATTCCGCGACGCAGGCGATCCTGTTGAACTGGGTGCGGAATATAGCCGGCAAGGCGCCGATGAACTGGTATTCCTGGATATCACCGCATCCCACGAAGGAAGGAAAACTTTTGTCGATCTGGTCCGTAAAGTAGCTGAAAACATCAATATCCCCTTTACGGTAGGTGGAGGTATCTATGAGTTAAAGGATGTCGATACCCTTTTGAGCGCAGGTGCGGATAAGGTTTCCGTCAATTCCGCCGTAATCCGTAATCCCGACCTGATCAACGAAATAGCTTCGCACTTTGGAAGCCAGGTAATCGTTACAGCCATCGATGCTAACTGGGAAAACGGGAAATGGGTCTGTTATCTGAACGGCGGACGCATCCCTACCGACAAGGAACTTTTCTCATGGGCCAAGGAAGCACAGGATCGTGGAGCTGGCGAAATATTGTTCACCAGTATGACCCACGACGGTGTTAAGGAGGGCTATCCGAACGAAGCGCTACTGACGTTGTCCGAATCGTTGAGTATTCCTGTGATCGCATCAGGGGGAGCCGGGAAACCGGAACATTTCCGTGATGCCTTTACTCTGGGAAAAGCTGATGCAGCACTGGCTGCCAGTGTATTTCATTTCGGTGAAATCAAAATACCCGAGTTAAAAGAATACCTGGACCGGGAAGGAATCAACGTAAGAAAAATATAA
- a CDS encoding insulinase family protein, with protein MRKTAPVYQEINTIPIIRAERIYLDNGMPLFALKAGTQDIIKITLLFNAGSIYQSAPLVSFAANSLLSEGSRKYTATQISEMNDFHGSYLTCSTDKDFASVTLLTLRKHLDQILPVLEDVVKYPAYPEKEMQSFIARHSQQFLVEEAKTRVIAHRRFLKALFGDEHPYGHELQLSDFQNLDVEQLRRFYSTYYYPANCRIIVSGNVDNKDIQLLNKHLGDDSWQKNTSGILPEYSFSEEQQYHQNIKKEGAVQSSIRIGKQVCNKQHQDFSGLTVLNTLLGGYFGSRLMRNIREDKGYTYGINSLLVSLKKAGYLTIVTDVGIDVVQPALKEIYKEIERLQQDLVPDEELQMVKTHLMSEMLRSFDGPFAQAESLIALLEYDLDENYYEQYIHHIKNIDAKEIQKLSQQYLDVQRIYEVVVG; from the coding sequence ATGCGTAAAACAGCACCAGTGTACCAGGAAATCAATACTATTCCCATTATACGGGCAGAAAGAATATATCTGGACAATGGTATGCCTCTTTTTGCACTGAAAGCGGGAACACAGGATATCATTAAAATTACCCTTTTGTTCAACGCCGGAAGCATATACCAGTCAGCTCCTCTGGTATCTTTTGCCGCCAACAGCCTGCTATCGGAAGGCAGCCGGAAATACACGGCCACCCAGATATCAGAGATGAATGATTTCCATGGTTCGTACCTTACCTGTTCTACGGACAAGGATTTTGCTTCCGTTACCTTATTAACGTTACGCAAGCATCTGGACCAGATTTTGCCCGTACTGGAAGATGTCGTAAAATATCCGGCATATCCGGAAAAGGAAATGCAGTCTTTCATTGCACGCCATAGCCAACAATTCCTGGTTGAAGAAGCAAAGACCAGGGTAATCGCCCATAGGCGTTTCCTAAAAGCATTGTTTGGTGATGAACATCCTTACGGACATGAACTACAACTTTCTGATTTTCAGAATCTGGACGTGGAACAACTGCGCCGTTTTTATTCGACTTATTATTATCCGGCCAATTGCAGGATCATTGTATCAGGAAATGTTGATAATAAAGACATTCAGCTGCTGAACAAACACCTGGGGGATGATTCATGGCAAAAGAATACTTCCGGAATACTTCCGGAATACTCTTTTTCAGAAGAGCAACAATACCACCAAAACATAAAAAAGGAAGGAGCTGTACAGTCATCCATCAGAATAGGCAAACAGGTTTGTAACAAACAACACCAGGATTTTTCCGGTTTAACGGTATTGAATACATTACTGGGTGGCTATTTCGGTTCGCGCCTAATGCGGAATATTCGTGAGGACAAGGGATATACCTATGGAATCAATTCACTGTTGGTCTCCCTGAAAAAAGCGGGCTACCTGACCATTGTAACGGATGTGGGGATCGATGTTGTCCAGCCGGCATTGAAAGAAATATATAAGGAAATCGAGCGCTTACAACAAGACCTGGTTCCGGATGAAGAGTTACAGATGGTAAAAACGCACTTGATGTCGGAAATGCTACGTTCGTTCGACGGGCCTTTTGCCCAGGCAGAAAGCCTGATCGCCCTGCTGGAATATGACCTGGATGAAAATTATTATGAACAGTATATTCATCATATCAAAAATATCGACGCAAAAGAAATTCAGAAATTATCACAACAATATTTGGATGTACAACGTATATATGAAGTAGTTGTTGGATAA